The sequence below is a genomic window from Chloroflexota bacterium.
GTTGACCCGTCCAAGGACCAGTCGTACGTCCTCTACGGCTTGGGCCAGAGCGAGCTTTCGCGAACGCTCCTGCCCGTCGGCCGGTATCCCAAGCAGGAGATACGCCGCATCGCGGAAGAGGCGGGCCTGCCCAATGCCTCTAAGCCGGATAGCCAGGATATCTGCTTCATCCCGAACGGCGATTATCGCGGCTTCGTCGCCGGGTTCCTCAAGCCCCAGCCCGGCGCGATCGTGGACACGGAGGGGCACAGCCTCGGCGATCACCAGGGCATCGTCAACTTCACCATAGGCCAGCGCAAGAGCCTCGGCATCCCCGGCAAGGAGGCCAGGTACGTCGTCGGCATAGACGCCGAACGGCGGACCGTCACCATCGGCGGCAGGGACGACCTGCTGAGCGATACGCTATGGGCCAAGGACGTCCGGTGGGTCCTAGGCGCGCCGCCTCCCGATGGCTCCCGCGTCACCGCCAAGTACCGCTACAAGTCCCCTGAGGCCCCGGCGACGCTCTCCATCGAAGGCTCCTCTGCCAAGGTCGTCTTCGATGAGCCTCAGCGCGCCCTCACCCCAGGCCAGGCCGTCGTCTTCTACCAGGGCGATAGCGTTCTCGGCGGCGGCAGCATTGACCGCGTCGCGGCACGGACGCCCAGCCCCGCGTGCTAGGAGCATTATGGAAGTCAAAACCTTCATCCAAACCTCCCTCCACCTGGCGCGCAAAGACCTGCTGGAAAAGGTGAGCGGCCTCTCCCAGGATGCCCTGGACTGGCATCCCGCGCCGCACGCCAACAGCATCGGCTTCCTTGTCTGGCACATGGCCCGCGTGGAAGACGGCTGGGTCAACCGCCTTATCCTGCGCAAGCCCCACCTCTGGGTCTCGGACGGCTGGGCCAAGCGCTTCGCCATGCCGGAAGATATGCGCGATATGGGCTACACCTACACCCAAGAGCAGATCACCGCATGGAAGTCGCCGCCGGTCTCTCTCCTGCTCGAATACTCCGCCGCCGTCCGCGCCGCCACCAGCGCCTTCTTGGATGGCTGGAACCCCGCCGACGACGGTCCTACCGTGAAGACCGGCTGGGGGAAGATGATCACCGTAGCGGAGGTCTTTGCCCAGCTTGTCTGGGAGATGAACCAGCACGGCGGCCAGGTCGCCTATATCAAGGGATTGCGCGAAGGCCTGCAAACCCCGCAGTACATGGGGCCGCTGTCCACGCCCTAAGGCGCGCCGGAGATGCCAGCCCACCATAAAACCGTCTGCACCTTCGATGAAGAGCTGGCACTGCGCGCAAAGGGGCTGCGCCTCATCGCAGGCGTGGACGAGGCTGGGCGCGGGCCCCTCGCAGGGCCGGTCGTCGCCGCCGCCGCCGTCCTTCCCGACTCTTGGATCCACGGCCCCTCCGGAGAAGAACAACCCTGGAGCCTGCTCAACGATAGCAAACAGCTCACCGCCGTCCGCCGCGATGACCTCTACCACCTGGTCGCCTCCTCGGCTGTCACCTTCGGCGTAGGCCTTGTCACGGCGGAGGAGATTGACGAGATCGGGATTGCCCCGGCCACGCGCAAGGCCATGGCCGCCGCTATCGCGCAGCTCAAGCCCCAGCCGCAAGCCCTTCTGGTGGATGCCGTTGATCTTTCGCATCTTGGGCTTCCCGGCAAGGCCATCATTGACGGCGATGCCTTGTGCAAGTCCATCGCCGCCGCCTCCATCATCGCCAAGGTCACCCGCGACCGGCTCATGCTGGAGATGGACGCGCGCCACCCCGGCTACGGCTTCGCCCGGCACAAGGGCTACGGCACCGCCGAGCACCTGCGACAGCTCCGCGCCCTCGGCCCGTGCGCCATCCACCGCAAGAGCTTCTCCCCCATCCGCGAACTGCTCCTCCAGCCGCGCTTAGGCGTATAGAAGGGCCGACTCCACCCCTGGCAGAGGATGAAAGAGCGGGGAGAATTTGACGGCGCGAACGCGATGACGGCCAGACGCAAAGCCCTTGGCGATTTCGGCGAGCGCTACGCCCGCGAGCGCCTGGAGCGCTTCGGCTATCGCATCCTTGGCGCAAAGGTTCGCCTGCCCTCAGGCGAGCTGGACCTGGTGGCCCAGGACGGCAGGACGACGGCGCTCATCGAGGTGCGAACGAAGCAGAGCCGCCGCTTCGGCTCCGGCGAGGAGTCCATCACCCGCGCCAAGCAGGAGAAGCTGGCAACCCTGGCGAGCGAATATCTCGAAGCGCACCCGGAGGTGGGCGACGACTGGCGCGTAGACATCATCGCGATAGACGTGGTCGGCGATGGGCGTGTTGTCCGCTTCGCCCACCTGAAGAACGCGGTCGAGGAGCCTGACTAGCAAGGGCCCTTAGCCCTTGATGACTCCCAGGGGGCGCATCCGCGCCACCCTCTTCACCAGGCCCGCCTTGTGGGCCACCCGCATCACCTTCGCCACGTCCTTGTAGGCGCTGGAGGCCTCTTCCAGCAGGCCCACGCGCGTCATCGCCTTCACCACCACACCCTGTTCGCGCAGCTCCTTGGCGAGGTCGTGCCCCTTCAGCTCGCGCTTGGACTGTCCCCGGCTCTGCTGTCTCCCCGCGCCGTGGCAGGCCGAGCCGAAGCTCAGGCCCATCGCCTCCGGCGTGCCCACGCCAATGAAGGAGTATCGGCCCATATCGCCAGGGACAAGGACGGGCTGGCCGATCTCCGCATAGCGCTCCGGGATGAAGCGGCTATGGGGCGGGAAGCTTCGGGTGGCCCCTTTGCGATGGACGCATAGCTTCATCCGCTTGCCGTCTATCTCATGCATCTCCATCTTGGCAATATTGTGCGCCACATCGTAGATCTGCCGGATACCCAGCGTGCCCCAGCTCTTTTCAAAGACCGCCTCGAACGACTTCCGCACCCAGTGGGCGATGATCTGCCGGTTGGCCCACGCGAAGTTGGCGGCACAGGCCAGGGAGGCGAGGTAGTCCTGCCCTTCCTGCGAGCTGAGGGGCGCGCAGGCCAGCTGGCGGTCCGGCAGAGAGATGCCGTACTTCTTCTGGGCAGAGTCCATCACCTTCAGATAGTCGTCGCAGATCTGGTGCCCAAGCCCCCGGGAGCCGCAGTGGATAAGCACCGTGACCTGTCCAGGCTCCGTGATGCCCATCGCCGCCACGATGGCCGGTTCGTAAATCTCGTCCACCGCCTGCACCTCAAGGAAGTGGTTGCCTGAGCCAAGGGTCCCCAGCTGCGGCGCACCCCGCGCTCTGGCCCGGTCGCTCACCAGGGAGACGTCCCCGCCTGTGATGACCCCGTGCTCCTCGGTCACCGCCAGGTCGTCCTTATCGCCCAGCCCCTTGCCGATGGCCCACCTGGCCCCCTTCATCATCACCTCGTCCAGCTCATCGCTGCTCAGGCGCAGGCGGCCCTTGGCGCCGACACCTGTGGGGATGTTGGCGAAGAGCGTTTCGACGAGCTTGTCCATCTTCGGCTTCACATCGCCCAGCGTCATATCCGTCCGCAGCATTCGCACGCCGCAGTTGATGTCAAAGCCCACGCCTCCGGGAGAGATGACCCCCTCGTCCATCGTTGTCGCCGCCACGCCGCCGATGGGGAAGCCATAGCCCCAGTGGATATCCGGCATGGCGTAGGAGGCCTTCACGATGCCCGGTAGACAGGCCACGTTCGCCACCTGCTCCAGCGCCGGGTCCGTCTTCAGCGTCTCCATCATGTCGTCATCCGCAAAGACGATGCCGGGCACGCGCATGCCCGGCTTATAGTCCTGAGGGATCTCCCAGCGATAGTCGTCCAGCCGGTTCAGCTTCACTTTGCTCATCGCCCCACCTCACACATCCAGGATAAGCCTGGCGCGATAGCCTTTCGGCCCCTTCGTGATCTTCAGCTGATGGTACGTCGCCGATTTCAGCCCGGTCTTGATCGGGTGGCGGCTCGGCTCGGCGCGTTCGCCATAGACCACCGCCCGCACCTTGGTCTTAGAGACGGCCCGGACGTCAAAGCGGCTGAAGAGCCGCTGCTCGGAATCAAAGAGAAAGATGAACTCGTTCAGCCATGCCACCAGCAGCGCCTCCCGGTCCACCGCCTCCGCCGTGATCGTCCGCTTCTCCGCTGCCCGGATCGTCTTCACGTCGGTGACGATGCTGAAGAGCGCACGGGCCGCATTGGCAAAGAGCTCCCGCATATCGGCGCCGTAGGCTATGAATCCCGTATCGGCGGTGTGCTGGATAAGGCGAAAGCCGGGGATGGCACACCTCCAGAGGGTCGGTGGAAGGCGATTATACGCCAGCCGCCGTCAGATCAGCCGGGACTGCCCCGGCTTCGCCTTGCTCTCCGCCTCTGCCGCCTGGCGCGATTTTAGCGCAGGCTCCACGGCCTGCCACACGGCGGCGGCGATCTCATCGCCGGGATTCGCGGCGTCCATGAGCAAGATCCGCCTCGGTGCCGCCTTCACGAGCTTCAGGAAGCCGCTGCGCACCCTCCGGTGGAAGGCAACGCCCGCCTCTTCGAACTTCGATTGCCCGGCCTCGTCGGCCCGCCCGGCCGTCGCCTTCCCCTGGGACTCCAGCCCAAGCTGGGGCCTGCCGATGCGCTCCATTGCGGCCTCCACCGGCAGGTCAAGAAGGAAGGTGATATCCGGCATGAGGCCCCCCGTGGCAACCTTGTTCACCGACTCCACAAGATCCAGCGGCAGGCCGCGCCCATAGCCCTGGTAGGCCACCGTGGAATCGGCGAAGCGGTCCGCCACCACGATGCGCCCGCGCTCCAGGCTCGGCTTGATGACCTTCTCCACAAGCTGGGCCCGCGCCGAGGCGAAGAGCAAAAGCTCCGTCGCGGGGGCCACGTCCACGCTCTTCACCCAGCTCCGCACCTGCTCGCCTAGGGGCGTTCCCCCTGGTTCGCGGACGGAGATGGCCTCATGGCCGTGGGCGCGCAGGCGGGCCAAGAGCAGCCCCACTTGAGTGCTCTTCCCTGCGCCCTCGCCGCCTTCAAAACTTATGAAAAGGCCCTTGGTTGCCATGCAGATACTCGTCTCTTGTTGTGCCCGGACCGGCAGAGGAAGGATACGTTCGAAGCGTAGAGCCCGGCAAGGGCCTACTGTCTGCCCGTCCGGAAGAGGCGCACCCGGCGGAAGGGCTCCTTGCCCGTGCTCCGGGAGAGGAGCTGGTTCTTCTCCGCCACCTGGTGCTGGATCCTGCGGATATACGAGTTCTGGGGGCTCAGCTCCACCGTCTCCTCTTCGCCCTCCAGCAACCGCTTCACGGCGGCCTCCGCCTCATTCACCGGGTCTGCCGCCGTCTCATCGTGCTCCGTTCCCTTGCGCACGCGGGCGTCCAATAGGGAAATCAGCGCGTCCTCGATCTGATTGCTCGTGTTCTTCCGCAGAACGACGACGGGGATCATGGACTCTTCCGCTATGCGCACCGCTTGGGGCCGGTTGCGGTACTGGGCCTTGGTGGTCATGATGGCGTCCGCCCGGCGGGCATCGCCCGTGACCTCTACGGGCAGGCCTGTGGCGCGGATCACCTGCTCCGCGCGGCCCCGGTTCACGCCGTAGGGGTAGACCTTCAGCTTGGGCCCGCCGTTGAAGTGGTGCTCCTGGCGGCGCGGCTCCCGCTCCCGGCGCCAGTCCTCCTCCTCGTGGTCGCGAACCGCCATGGAGGGCGCGCGCAGCTCCTGCGCCTCGCCTTCCATGCGCTGGACTGCGCCGGCTTCGTCCAGCCATCGGATCTCCGGCGGCGCCGCCTGTCCGCGCAGGAGGGCGTCCACCGTTGCCGCCACGTCCTCATGAACTGCCACCCGGTTCCAGGCCAGGATATCCACCAGCGAATCGAAGGTCGGCGGGGCCTTGCGCTCCAGGATGCTCTTCTGCGTCCCGCGCCGCCGCGCCTCCTCATCGCCGAGCGTCACCGATTGGATGCCGCCGATGAGATCGGCCAGCGTGGGGTTCATCATCAGGTTTTCCAGGCTTGTGCCGTGGGCGGTGGCGATGAGCTGGACGCCCCGCTCGGCGATGGTGCGCGCCGCGAGCGCCTCGGCCTCCCGGCCGATCTCGTCAATCACCACCACTTCCGGCATGTGGTTCTCCACCGCCTCGATCATCACCTCATGCTGGAGCGAGGGGGTCGGCACCTGCATGCGCCTCGCCTTGCCGATGCCCGGGTGCGGGATATCGCCGTCGCCCGCGATCTCGTTGGAGGTGTCCACGATGACGACTCGCTTGGTGTACTGGTCGGCCAGGACACGCGCCACCTCCCGCAGCATCGTCGTCTTGCCCACGCCCGGCCGCCCGAGGATGAGGACGCTCTTGCCGGAGCTGACCAGGTCTTCGATCACCTTGATGGTGCCGAAGATGGCGCGCCCCACGCGGCAGGTGATGCCGACGACCTTGCCCTTGCGGTTGCGTATCGCCGAGATCCGGTGCAGCGTCCGCTCGATCCCGGCGCGGTTGTCCTGGCCGAACTCGCCGATGCGCCCCGTCACGTAGGCCAGGTCCTCCAGGGTCACTTCCTGGGTGTCCAGGGCCAGCTCCCGGTTCAGGAAGCGGGCGGCGGGCAGGCGCCCAAGGTCCATGACGATCTCAAGAAGGGAGCCGATATCCGGCTCCTGCTTCAGCACCTTGATCACATGGGGAGGCAGCGCGTCCAGAAGGAGATTCAGGTCGTCCGCTACGGCTTGCTGGGTTGGAAGGCTCGTCACGCTGTTCTTGCCACCTCGTTAGGCTCTCGCCATTGCGATCTCGGGTTGGCCCACCCGCGCCGTCACATGCTTCACATAGAGCGTATAGTCGCCGCGCTTCGCGAACCCGTTCGCCTGCAGGGCGGCCGCCGCCGAGTGCTGATGCCCGGGCATCAGGCAGAGCGCGGACGATGCGCCCTGGGCCTCCCGCATCGCCGCCGCCGTCAGCGCGCGCGCAACATCGCCGTTCGCTCCTGCGACCACGATGCCCAGAAGGGCCGTGTCGCCGCGACGGGTCGCCGCAGACCATCCAATGATACGCCCCTCCCGCTCACAGATAAATTCACCCTGCATATGCCAGCCTGCAAGGGCCGGGCGGCTCTCCTTCCACTGGTCAATCGTGACCCCTTCAGCATCGCGGACCTGCGGCGGCGCGGAGGCCCGATAGAGCTGGTAGAGGCCGAGCTCGTCGTCAGCCGCCGCCGGGCGAAGGCCGGGAAACTCGGTGGCGCCTGCTTCATCCTGGATGCGCACCGTGAGAGCGTAGTGCTCCTCCCGGCAATAGGGGCGGAACTCCGCCTGCTGCGCCGCCCGGTCAATGGGACTGCCGTCCGCAAGGCGGAGGAGCAGCCGCTGGCCCCCCTGGATGGAGACGGGGCCGCTCAGGCCCTCCAGCAGTTCCGGCCAGACAGCCTCTGCGCCCTTGGCTACTTCCGCCCACTCAACCTCCCAGCAGGAGAGGCCCATCCGGCGCCGTACGATGCCGAAGCCCACAGCCCTTCCCTGGCTGGTAACCACCACGGCATGGCGGCGCGACCGTTTCATCAGTCCCTGGGTGACCAGGAGCCCGAAGGAATTGCCGATGCCGTGGCCGCCGGTAAGGCTCTCCAGAGTCACGGCCGCACTTCCGAGCGCCTGGCCTTGCAGCGATGCGATGAAGGGCAGGTCAAGGATGCTAGCGGATCGAAGCACGCGCTCTCCTGCTGCTTTCTTCTGCAAGCTGGACGAAGTACTGGTGGAACCGGGCGTCCTCCGTCAGCTCCGGGTGAAAACTTGTGCCGAGGAGATTGCCCTGCCGGACGGCAATCGCCGGGCCGTCCCCAAGGGCAGCCAGGCTCTTCACGCCGGGGCCAACCTTTATGATGACCGGCGCTCGGATGAAGACCGCATGGTAAGTCCCCTCGCCCAGCGCTGGGACGTGGATGTCCGTCTCGAAGCTGTCAACCTGGCGGCCGTAGGCGTTGCGCTCCACTTCCACATCCAGCCCGCCGATGATCGCCTCGGCGCGCCCGCGGACGCGGTTCGCCAGGGCGATCAGCCCCGCGCAGGTGCCCCATATCGCCATGCCCCCTTGCGCCAGGGAGCGGATCGGATCGCGGAGGCCATATGCCTCCAGCAGATTGGCGAAGGTCGTGCTTTCGCCGCCCGGGAGGATGAGGCCGGAGATGCCGGCCAGGTCTTTCGGCAGTCGGACTCCCCGGACATCAACGCCGGAGCGCGTGAGGACTGCCGCATGCTCGGCGAAGTCCCCCTGCAGGGCCAGCACGCCGATGGTGGTCATCAGCCGTCCTCCTACCAACCCCTCGTCGCCAGCAGCTCCTCCGGTTTCATGGTGCGCACGTCCTTGCCGGACATCGCCTCGCCAAGGCCCTTGGAGACTTCCGCCAGGATTTTGGGGTCTTTGTAATGGGTGACGGCTTTCACCACGGCCTTGGCCCGGGCCTCCGGGTCGCTCGACTTGAAGATGCCGGAGCCGACGAAGACCCCTTCGGCCCCAAGATGCATCATCAGCGCCGCATCGGCAGGCGTCGCCACGCCGCCCGCGGCAAAGTTCACAACGGGGAGCTTCCCCGTCTTATGCACTTCGATCAGCAGGTCCAGCGGCGCGCCCAGGGACTTCGCCTCAGCCATCAGCTCGTCCTGGCCCATCGCCTGCGCCTTGCGGATGCCGGACTGGACGGAGCGCATGTGGCGCACCGCCTCCACGATGTTCCCCGTCCCCGCCTCGCCCTTGGTGCGGATCATCGCCGCTCCCTCCGCGATGCGCCGGAGCGCCTCGCCCAGGTCGCGGCAGCCGCAGACAAAGGGCACCTTGAAGTCATGCTTCCAGACGTGGTGCAGCTCATCGGCGGGCGTCAGCACTTCCGATTCGTCAATATAGTCAACGCCCATCGCCTCCAGGATCTGCGCCTCCACAAAATGGCCGATGCGGCACTTGGCCATCACCGGAATGGTGACCGATTTCATGATGCGCTCAATGACCGTAGGGTCCGCCATCCTGGCCACGCCGCCCGCGGCGCGGATATCGGAGGGGACGCGCTCCAGCGCCATCACGGCGCACGCGCCCGCCGCCTCCGCGATCTTGGCCTGCTCCGGCGTCACCACATCCATGATGACCCCGCCCTTGAGCATCTGCGCGAGGCCGCTCTTTAGCTTTGGCGTACCCTTATCCATCTGCTACCTCATCCGGGAAACCCGGCGACTCAGTCTCGTTATTATACGGAGCATTCGCCCCTCGCGCAAACCTGGAAAAGAAGGTTTCTCCCCGTGCAGCGCGACCATCCCCCATCACTCCGATAGCTCCCGTCGGCGACTCTTGGGCACATCCCTCCCTGCTATACTTGCCGCTGCCCGCCCGGCGGGACCCTATGCCAACCAAGCCCAAGAAGATCGCCTACCTCGGCCCCGCCGGAAGCAACACGGAAGAGGCCGTCATCGTCCACGATCCTTCCGCGGAGCGCGTCGCCTTTCCTTCCGTCCGTAGCGCCACCCGCGCCGTCGAAAACGGCGAGGCCGATGAGGCCGTCGTCGCTATCGAAAACAGCATCGAAGGCTCCGTGGTGGACAACCTCGATCTCCTCATCCACGATTCCAAGCTCCTCATCAGCAAGGAGCTCGTCATCCCCATCACCCACTGCCTCCTGCTCAAGCCGGGCGCCAGGGCGGAAGATGTGCGCGTGGTCTACTCCCACCCGCAGGCCCTGGCCCAATGCAAGCGCTACTTGGAGACTCGCTTCAGCCGCGCCAGCCCTGTGGCCACCCTCAGCACCACAGCCGCAGTCGCCCAGATGATGGCCCAGCTGGGCGGCGATGCCGCCGCCATCGCGCCCAAGCGCTCGGCGCAGATCTACGGCGCCGCCATCTTCGAAGTCGGCATCCAGGACCACGCCGGGAACGCCACCCGCTTCGTCGTCCTGGCCCAGCACGATGCCCAGCCCACCGGCGACGATAAGACCTCCATCGCCTTCTCCTTCGCAGAGGACAAGCCGGGCCAGCTCTACAAGGCCATCGGCCTCTTTGCCACCAAGGGCATCAACCTCTCTAAGATCGAATCGCGTCCCGCAAAAGAGAGCCTGGGGAAATACTTCTTCCTGATTGACTTCGACTTGCACCGCCTGGACCCAAAGGCCCAGGAGACGCTCGAAAGCCTCCGCGCCGTCACGAGCCTGCTGAAGGTCTTCGGCTCCTACCCGCGCTACCGCCCGCCCAAGTAGCCGGTCTAGACCTTGGGCAGCACTTCGTAGACCTTCACGCCCACGTTCCTGTAGCGCAGCGCTAGCCGCTTTCCATCCATCTGCTCGAACTTTGCGATGCCTTGCGGCGGATAGAAGGCCTGCTCCAGCTGGCCCACGTAGACGTACTTCACCCCGTACTTGTCCAGGAAGGCCTCGGCCTCCGCGATGCTGGCGGTGTTGTAGAACTGGCTCACATCGCGCCGCCGCGTATCCACGGACGGCTGGAAGCCCCAGCGCTGCTGCTTCTGGTGCCAGTCCCAGCCGATGACCGCCGGAAGCCCCGTGTAGATAGAGACGCGATTCCCCCACCGGTACAAGTCCGTGTTCCCTTCCACGATGACCGGCGACCCCTTCACGTTGTCCTGCAGCCACTCGATGGCCTCTTTATCCAGGTCAAACCGCATGTCCCGTGGGGTGGGGTGTCCATCCTGGTAGGTCGCCCTGTCCATATAGGCCATCCCGTCAGCCGTCGGCGCGATGGACGTGTTGAAGCGGTCGCGGACGCGCACCTGTGTCCCCATCACGGGGTAGACCAGCACCGCCAAGATCGCCAGCATAAGGAAGGCCCGGATTCCCGCCCTGAGCCGGCGCCGCGTGAAGATGCCCCCAAAGCCGATGCGCCACACGGCATAGGCCGTCAGGATGCCCAGCAGGACCCACGCCTGCAGGTAGAGCTTGAAGACCGTGTTCATGCGCCCCAGCGGCAGGTTGATGTTGAAGAGGTCCACCGCGCCGCCCAGGATGAGCGGCATGGCAAAGAGCGCGAGGATGAAGATTTCCACCTTTGCCGCATCGCCCGGCAGCTTCACGGCCCGGAAAAGGAGCGGGATAAGCAGGGAAAACATGACCAGCAGGAAGCCCACCGTGGTGTAGTCCGTGGCCCAGAGATAGAAGAAGAGACCCGTCACTACCGCCGCGTAGACCGCCCAGGGCTTCACACCCAGCAGCGTCGCCTCCTGCCTCGTTCCATCCGCCGCCTGGCTCTCCGTCCGCCAGACGCGCACGAGGCCAAGGCCGCCAAGCCCCGTCGTCGCGCGCTCGCGCCAGAGCCGGTAGGCCAGGAAGCCGAAAAGGATGACGATGAAGACGCCTTGGATCTCCAGGTATTGCCACAATGCAGTCTTCGCCTCGCTCCCTTGCACGCTGTCCGTGATGGGCAGGAAGGTCTCGTAGCGGCTATGGAAGGGCCGCCAGATGATCGCTGAAAGCACATAGACGCCGATCGCCTTGATCCCGGCCAGGATGGCTGTCGCGCCCAGGTCCACCACCTTCGCCGCGCCGGTCATACCGCCCCAGGCCTCTCTCCGCACCATGTATTCCGTGATCAGCAGCGTGAGGCCGATGAGGAGGAGATACGTCGGCGCATCCCAGCTGTTCGTCGCCTGGATTGCCCCAAGCAGCAGCGCCAGGCCGAGGTACGGCAAGATTGCCATAGCCCCGATGCGCCCCATGCGACGCGCCTGGGTCAGATAGGCCATCGCCAGCCCCAGCGCCACCAGCGTCAGCGGCATCACAAAGAGGTGCGCGTGCGGATCGGCAAACAGGAAGGTGAAGAACGGGAACTCGTTGATCTCAAAGCCCGGCGGGTCCGGCGTCATCAGGCGGCTGCTCCGCCAGAAATCAAAGGTGCCGAAGGACCGGTCGTTCACCACGCGCCCGAGCCCCTGCGCCACCTGCACGATGCCGTCCAGGTTCGTTGCGATGAGCACCAGCAGAACGGCCAGCAAGCCCGCCTTCACCGGCGAAGGCATCGGGATCGCCAGCCGACGCTTCGTCAGCTCGGCGAGGTTGTACGCCACGGAGAAGACGCCGATGGCCGTAAGGGCGAAGAACATCGGGATGGCGACGTTGATGGCGATCGAGGGCACCACCCCGGTGAACTTCGTCGGTACTGCCGCCAGGAACTGGCCGAAGTAGTAATAGTTCAGGTAGCCGCCGGAATACCACGGGTCGTAGGGCGGCATGAAGGAGGAACGCACCACGGCATTGAAATAGGCGAAGTCCATCGGCTTCTCGCCGCCGCGATAGGGGTGCCACAGGTCCGGGTTCCAGATGCGCACGGCGAAGGCGGCGGCAAAGGCGACGAGGAAGAGCAGTTCCCCCGTCAGGATCAGGCGCTTGTTCTCCCGCCAGAATGCCAGCAGCTCCTTCCGCTTCCACCGCGCCACGAACCACGCGACGACTGCCAAGAGGAAGATGCCGAGGCCGATGGAGAGGCGCGTGAAGGCCAGCCAGTGCCAGCTCGCCATCACCCAAGCGAAGTAGGAGACCAACAGCAGGCCCAGCATCTTCGCCATGAAATAGCCCTTGTCCGGCAACCCCCGGAAGACCACCATCGCGATGGGCACCGTCAGCAGCGCCATCAGCTGGATGACGAGGTACCAGACCACTGCCGGCACCGTGTTCACCCAGCTGTCCCGGTCAAAGAGGTCTGACCACGTTCCGCCCTCCTGCTGGGCCTTCGCCTCGCTCTTTGTCAGCAGCAGCCCCGCGGGCGGCTCCGGCCCGGTCGGCGAAGCGGGCGGCAGCTTCGCGTCAAAAAAGCCTCGTTGCGCCGCCGCCGACCCGGTCACCGTCTTCTTGAAGACCAGCACCAGCGGGTGGTCATAGACGCTGTAACTCTCATCCGCAAAGCCCAGGTTGATCGTCAGCGGGGCAGGTTTGTACTCCTCGAACGGCTCCGGCACCGGCAGGCCCGGCCGGGAAAAGGTGTCGTTCTTGATGGCCACGCCAAAGAGGTTGGGGTAAGAGGCCTCCCAATGAACAAGCTCGTAGCCTAGCTCGCCGCCAAAGAGCAGCTTGTAGTAGGCCGTGGTGAGCGGATAACGCTCCTCAAGCCGCGGGATCGTGCCGTAGAGGCGGTTGCTATAGAAGATGAGGTAATCGGCCTGGGTCAGGCGGTCAATCATCTGGTTGCGCTTGAAGCTGTTCTCCGGGTCGTTGTACAGCTCCATCTCCGTGTGGCGGTAGTCGCCCAAGAAGCGCAGCCCCTCCTCCCAGTGCTCCTTCGCCAGGATGGAACCCTTGGGCACGTTCGCCAATATCCACTGGGAGGTCGCCTCCGCCGGATGCGGCTTCACATAGATGCGCGAATAGGCGAAGGCGTAAAAGACCGTGAAGGCCATCGTCAGCGCCAGGACGGCGTAAACCACCCGCGGCGCCATTCTGCTCCATGTCCATGTGCGCGCCTGCCGCACCAGCCACGCCGTGAAGGCCGCCGCCATCAGCGCCAGGAACGGCGTCATCGGCAGCATGTAGCGCATGAACTTCACATCAAAAGAACCGTTGATGATGAAGTAGGGCAGCGTCCACACCACCAGCAGGATGTGCGCCGGCCTGCGCTTGAAGAGCGCCGCCGCCAGGCTGAAGAGCAGTCCCGCCAGCATCAGCAGTCCCGCGGGGATGCCCATGCCCCAGACCACCAGCTGCTTGATCTGGTAGCTATAGGCGGGCGTATCCACGTACTGGCGCGTGTACGGGTAATCGCGGATGCGGCGCACCATCTCGCCCTG
It includes:
- the pdxT gene encoding pyridoxal 5'-phosphate synthase glutaminase subunit PdxT; the protein is MTTIGVLALQGDFAEHAAVLTRSGVDVRGVRLPKDLAGISGLILPGGESTTFANLLEAYGLRDPIRSLAQGGMAIWGTCAGLIALANRVRGRAEAIIGGLDVEVERNAYGRQVDSFETDIHVPALGEGTYHAVFIRAPVIIKVGPGVKSLAALGDGPAIAVRQGNLLGTSFHPELTEDARFHQYFVQLAEESSRRARASIR
- the pheA gene encoding prephenate dehydratase; its protein translation is MPTKPKKIAYLGPAGSNTEEAVIVHDPSAERVAFPSVRSATRAVENGEADEAVVAIENSIEGSVVDNLDLLIHDSKLLISKELVIPITHCLLLKPGARAEDVRVVYSHPQALAQCKRYLETRFSRASPVATLSTTAAVAQMMAQLGGDAAAIAPKRSAQIYGAAIFEVGIQDHAGNATRFVVLAQHDAQPTGDDKTSIAFSFAEDKPGQLYKAIGLFATKGINLSKIESRPAKESLGKYFFLIDFDLHRLDPKAQETLESLRAVTSLLKVFGSYPRYRPPK
- a CDS encoding AAA family ATPase — translated: MTSLPTQQAVADDLNLLLDALPPHVIKVLKQEPDIGSLLEIVMDLGRLPAARFLNRELALDTQEVTLEDLAYVTGRIGEFGQDNRAGIERTLHRISAIRNRKGKVVGITCRVGRAIFGTIKVIEDLVSSGKSVLILGRPGVGKTTMLREVARVLADQYTKRVVIVDTSNEIAGDGDIPHPGIGKARRMQVPTPSLQHEVMIEAVENHMPEVVVIDEIGREAEALAARTIAERGVQLIATAHGTSLENLMMNPTLADLIGGIQSVTLGDEEARRRGTQKSILERKAPPTFDSLVDILAWNRVAVHEDVAATVDALLRGQAAPPEIRWLDEAGAVQRMEGEAQELRAPSMAVRDHEEEDWRREREPRRQEHHFNGGPKLKVYPYGVNRGRAEQVIRATGLPVEVTGDARRADAIMTTKAQYRNRPQAVRIAEESMIPVVVLRKNTSNQIEDALISLLDARVRKGTEHDETAADPVNEAEAAVKRLLEGEEETVELSPQNSYIRRIQHQVAEKNQLLSRSTGKEPFRRVRLFRTGRQ
- the pdxS gene encoding pyridoxal 5'-phosphate synthase lyase subunit PdxS, producing the protein MDKGTPKLKSGLAQMLKGGVIMDVVTPEQAKIAEAAGACAVMALERVPSDIRAAGGVARMADPTVIERIMKSVTIPVMAKCRIGHFVEAQILEAMGVDYIDESEVLTPADELHHVWKHDFKVPFVCGCRDLGEALRRIAEGAAMIRTKGEAGTGNIVEAVRHMRSVQSGIRKAQAMGQDELMAEAKSLGAPLDLLIEVHKTGKLPVVNFAAGGVATPADAALMMHLGAEGVFVGSGIFKSSDPEARAKAVVKAVTHYKDPKILAEVSKGLGEAMSGKDVRTMKPEELLATRGW